A genomic segment from Nicotiana tabacum cultivar K326 chromosome 9, ASM71507v2, whole genome shotgun sequence encodes:
- the LOC107766732 gene encoding large ribosomal subunit protein P2-like, with amino-acid sequence MKVIAAYLLAALGGNASPTAEDLKAILSSVGAEADNEKIELLLSQVKGKDLTELIAAGREMIASVPSGGGGVVVVASGGGGGGAVVEEKVEEKKVEEKEESEEDFGFDLFG; translated from the coding sequence ATGAAGGTTATCGCCGCCTACTTGTTGGCCGCATTGGGCGGAAACGCCAGCCCTACGGCGGAGGATTTGAAGGCAATTCTCTCTTCCGTTGGTGCAGAAgctgataatgaaaaaattgaactgTTATTATCTCAAGTTAAAGGAAAAGATCTCACTGAACTTATTGCTGCTGGTAGAGAGATGATTGCTTCGGTGCCTTCCGGTGGTGGTGGTGTTGTGGTTGTCGCTAGTGGCGGCGGCGGCGGTGGTGCAGTGGTGGAAGAGAAGGTGGAGGAAAAGAAAGTGGAAGAGAAAGAAGAGTCTGAGGAGGACTTTGGTTTTGATCTCTTTGGTTAG